A DNA window from Brenneria izadpanahii contains the following coding sequences:
- a CDS encoding MSMEG_0568 family radical SAM protein: MTTSSQSRQQLITELLTQGVNVVNPSAQHVSRHGGAGPSDHQAVTIDGVTVMVPIYTQTARHSAWQVKHAGQGKTTLLKDSIPVRDITFARKPKFYDLQTEDGIPYSHIATLHGTDVLATTVLQTCIRYENRRKACQFCAIGQSLAAGRTIARKTPQQLAEVAKAAVELDGVKHMVMTTGTPSGSDRGARILVESALAIKAAVDLPLQGQCEPPGDPLWFNRMKEAGIDALGMHLEAVTPEVRARIMPGKAQVTIEQYLVAFAQAVAVFGRGQVSTYILAGMGDTPEAILAISEKLIALGVYPFVVPFVPISGTPLEHHPAPSSAFMTSILEPLGRMLREGRLRSSDIKAGCGRCGACSSLSSYEKAGDEPLGYQPSGLVRASA; this comes from the coding sequence ATGACGACTTCCAGCCAGTCCAGACAACAACTGATCACTGAATTGCTGACGCAGGGCGTCAATGTGGTGAATCCGTCGGCGCAGCACGTCAGCCGGCACGGCGGCGCCGGTCCGTCGGATCATCAGGCGGTGACCATCGACGGCGTGACGGTCATGGTGCCGATCTACACCCAGACGGCGCGCCACTCGGCATGGCAGGTCAAACACGCCGGACAGGGGAAAACCACCCTGCTGAAAGACAGCATTCCGGTACGGGATATTACCTTTGCCCGCAAACCGAAGTTTTACGATTTGCAAACCGAGGATGGCATTCCTTATTCCCATATCGCCACGCTGCACGGCACCGACGTGCTGGCGACCACGGTGCTGCAAACCTGCATCCGCTATGAGAACCGCCGCAAGGCCTGCCAGTTCTGCGCTATCGGCCAGTCGCTGGCGGCGGGGCGCACCATCGCCCGTAAAACGCCGCAGCAGTTGGCCGAGGTCGCTAAAGCTGCCGTGGAGCTGGACGGCGTCAAGCATATGGTGATGACCACCGGTACGCCGTCCGGCAGCGATCGCGGCGCGCGTATTCTGGTGGAGAGCGCGCTGGCGATCAAAGCCGCCGTCGATCTGCCGCTGCAAGGCCAGTGCGAACCGCCGGGCGATCCGCTGTGGTTCAACCGAATGAAGGAGGCGGGCATCGACGCGTTGGGCATGCATCTGGAAGCGGTAACGCCCGAAGTACGCGCCCGCATCATGCCCGGCAAGGCGCAGGTGACCATTGAACAGTACCTGGTCGCTTTCGCTCAGGCGGTGGCGGTTTTCGGGCGCGGCCAGGTCAGCACCTATATTCTGGCCGGCATGGGAGATACGCCGGAGGCGATTCTGGCGATCTCGGAGAAGCTGATCGCGCTGGGCGTCTATCCGTTCGTGGTGCCGTTCGTGCCGATCAGCGGCACCCCGCTGGAGCATCATCCGGCGCCCAGCAGCGCGTTTATGACATCGATCCTGGAACCGCTTGGCCGCATGCTGCGCGAAGGGCGGCTGCGCTCTTCGGATATCAAGGCCGGCTGCGGCCGCTGCGGCGCCTGCTCATCGTTATCCAGCTATGAAAAGGCCGGCGATGAGCCGCTCGGCTACCAACCATCCGGCCTCGTACGGGCCAGCGCCTGA
- a CDS encoding MSMEG_0567/Sll0786 family nitrogen starvation N-acetyltransferase: MSGYPEYTIKWVTLPWERRQAYALRQRVFCQEQGLFEQHDLDEIDSQAKLLVALGTLAGWHEEVVGTVRIHQPRPGVWFGSRLAVDDRFRRQGQLGPMLIRLAVSSAHALGCKEFYAHVQQQNEPLFKRMHWHTLESVTLRGIPHAFMQADLTHYPPCRDPLSGMVLGGRLPRVPAELAPLMMRVAG, from the coding sequence ATGTCCGGTTATCCTGAATACACGATTAAGTGGGTCACCCTGCCTTGGGAGCGCCGTCAGGCTTATGCCCTGCGCCAGCGCGTGTTTTGTCAGGAGCAAGGGCTGTTTGAACAGCACGATCTCGACGAGATCGACAGCCAGGCTAAGTTACTGGTGGCGTTGGGAACGCTGGCGGGCTGGCATGAGGAAGTGGTGGGAACGGTACGCATCCATCAACCGCGGCCCGGCGTCTGGTTTGGCTCGCGGCTGGCGGTGGACGATCGTTTTCGCCGTCAGGGACAGCTTGGCCCGATGTTGATCCGTCTGGCGGTCAGCAGCGCGCACGCGCTGGGCTGTAAGGAATTTTATGCCCATGTGCAGCAGCAGAACGAACCGCTATTCAAGCGCATGCACTGGCACACGCTGGAGAGCGTAACCTTACGCGGCATCCCTCATGCTTTTATGCAGGCCGATCTGACGCACTATCCCCCTTGCCGCGATCCGCTTAGCGGCATGGTGCTGGGCGGCCGCTTGCCGCGGGTGCCGGCGGAGCTGGCGCCGCTGATGATGAGGGTCGCCGGATGA
- the ftrA gene encoding transcriptional regulator FtrA — protein MRKKSAKKAHHVVAVAYDGLRTFEFGCVVEFFAVKRPELKTDWYRFSVCSAESRTLKAAGGIEVTVPYGLEILSAADTIVIPAWRNIHDQPPEALLQALREAWRRGVRICSICTGAFVLAAAGLLHGKKVTTHWHHARLLAQQYPDINVSTSALYIDEGQILTSAGSAAGLDMLLYLVKCDHGARIANMVAERMVIPFLRAGKHRQQAQSRIVEQGENRMAVLLDWLDGNFIQPHTISSLARRMMMSERSLQRHFSDATGMSVMQWLAQRRLTYAKQLLRDTDWSVEKVAELSGHTSEATLRHYFRVYEKCSPTQYRHR, from the coding sequence ATGCGTAAAAAAAGCGCCAAAAAAGCACACCATGTGGTCGCCGTCGCTTATGACGGGCTGCGCACGTTTGAATTTGGCTGCGTCGTGGAGTTTTTTGCCGTTAAACGCCCGGAATTGAAAACCGACTGGTATCGGTTTTCAGTATGTTCGGCGGAATCCCGCACGCTGAAGGCGGCCGGCGGCATTGAAGTCACGGTTCCCTACGGGCTGGAAATACTGAGCGCCGCCGACACCATCGTGATCCCCGCCTGGCGCAATATTCACGACCAGCCGCCGGAAGCCTTGCTGCAAGCGCTGCGCGAAGCCTGGCGGCGCGGCGTGCGAATTTGCAGTATCTGTACCGGCGCCTTTGTGCTGGCCGCGGCCGGATTGTTGCACGGCAAGAAGGTTACGACGCATTGGCACCATGCCCGCCTGCTGGCGCAGCAATACCCGGATATTAATGTGTCGACTTCCGCGCTCTATATCGATGAGGGACAAATCCTCACCTCCGCGGGATCGGCGGCCGGATTGGACATGCTGCTCTATCTGGTGAAATGCGACCACGGCGCGCGCATAGCCAATATGGTGGCGGAAAGAATGGTGATCCCATTCCTGCGCGCGGGTAAACACCGCCAGCAGGCGCAAAGCCGGATCGTGGAACAAGGGGAAAATCGCATGGCCGTACTGCTGGACTGGCTTGACGGGAATTTTATCCAGCCGCATACCATCAGTTCACTGGCCAGACGCATGATGATGTCGGAACGCTCTTTGCAGCGCCATTTTTCAGACGCCACCGGCATGTCGGTCATGCAGTGGCTGGCGCAACGCCGGCTGACCTATGCCAAGCAGCTATTGCGCGATACCGACTGGTCGGTGGAAAAAGTCGCCGAGTTATCCGGCCATACGTCGGAAGCCACGCTGCGCCACTATTTCCGGGTTTACGAAAAATGCAGTCCCACCCAATACCGGCATCGCTAA
- a CDS encoding D-2-hydroxyacid dehydrogenase family protein, translating to MSASAPLQCCILDDYQNVALSLADWSGLAPQVTCRSLTQHIADETVLAAVLADADIVVIMRERTPFTASLFSRLPKLKLLITSGMRNAAIDLSAAKSRGVTVCGTGSGSAAPVELAWALILGLARRLLTENNALRQNGAWQSTLGIGLSGKRLGLLGLGKTGQRMARIAQAFGMEVSAWSQNLTAERAAEHGVSLAESKEALLSGSDIVSIHLVLGERSRGLLGAAELARMKPAALLINTSRAAIVDQNALLHALRTQQIAGAGLDVFDIEPLPADHPFRSLPNVLATPHLGYVADDNYRTYFTEAVEDIHAFLAGKPLRALA from the coding sequence ATGTCCGCATCCGCACCGTTGCAATGCTGCATTCTTGACGATTACCAAAACGTTGCGCTGTCGCTCGCCGACTGGTCGGGGCTGGCGCCTCAGGTAACATGCCGCTCGCTGACGCAGCATATTGCCGACGAAACCGTACTGGCCGCTGTGCTGGCCGATGCGGATATCGTGGTTATCATGCGCGAGCGCACCCCGTTTACCGCCTCGCTGTTTTCCCGTCTGCCCAAACTTAAGCTGCTGATCACCTCCGGCATGCGCAATGCGGCCATCGACCTGAGCGCGGCAAAATCCCGCGGCGTGACCGTTTGCGGCACCGGCAGCGGGTCGGCGGCGCCGGTTGAGCTGGCCTGGGCGCTGATCCTCGGTCTGGCCCGCCGTCTGCTGACCGAAAACAATGCGTTACGCCAGAACGGCGCGTGGCAAAGCACCCTTGGCATCGGGTTAAGCGGTAAGCGGCTGGGGTTGTTGGGATTGGGTAAAACCGGGCAGAGAATGGCGCGCATTGCGCAGGCCTTCGGCATGGAGGTCAGCGCCTGGAGCCAGAATCTGACGGCGGAACGCGCGGCGGAGCACGGCGTCTCCCTCGCCGAATCAAAAGAGGCATTACTGAGCGGCAGCGATATCGTGTCGATTCATCTGGTGCTTGGCGAGCGGTCGCGCGGTTTGCTCGGCGCGGCGGAACTGGCGCGGATGAAACCCGCCGCGCTGCTGATTAATACCTCGCGGGCGGCGATTGTCGATCAAAACGCGCTGCTGCACGCGCTGCGCACGCAGCAAATCGCCGGCGCCGGGCTGGATGTCTTTGATATTGAACCGCTCCCCGCCGATCATCCGTTCCGTTCCCTGCCCAATGTGCTGGCGACCCCGCATCTCGGCTATGTAGCCGACGACAACTATCGAACCTATTTCACCGAAGCCGTTGAAGATATTCACGCGTTCCTGGCGGGGAAACCGCTGCGTGCGCTGGCGTAG
- a CDS encoding PadR family transcriptional regulator, whose protein sequence is MKLQQSSPLRQSDDERRSACVKLRRKRRDKMLDANDIRLLILHFLSQGAAHGYELIKSIEDLSKGEYTPSPGIIYPSLTLLEEMACIRALDDSATRKAYSLEAKGRTLLQQNQDSLTVIIGRLTSLAILVNNRSIPEVERAIHNMKTALNSRLSKQDLSQQTLHTIIDAMDEAAKKIERS, encoded by the coding sequence ATGAAACTTCAGCAATCTTCCCCTTTGCGGCAATCCGACGATGAACGGCGTTCAGCATGCGTCAAGCTGCGCAGAAAGCGTCGCGATAAAATGCTGGATGCCAATGATATCCGTTTGCTGATCCTCCACTTCCTGTCGCAAGGCGCCGCGCATGGCTATGAGCTGATTAAATCGATTGAAGATCTCTCCAAAGGCGAATATACGCCAAGCCCAGGGATTATCTATCCCAGTCTTACCCTGCTGGAAGAGATGGCATGTATTCGCGCGCTGGACGATAGCGCCACGCGCAAAGCCTACAGCCTGGAAGCAAAAGGTCGGACGTTGCTGCAACAGAATCAGGATAGTTTAACCGTCATCATCGGGCGTTTAACGTCACTGGCTATTTTGGTCAATAATCGCAGTATTCCCGAGGTCGAGCGCGCTATTCATAATATGAAAACGGCCCTGAATTCCCGCCTTTCCAAGCAAGATCTTTCCCAGCAAACGCTCCATACCATTATTGATGCGATGGATGAAGCGGCCAAGAAAATAGAGCGGAGTTGA
- a CDS encoding siderophore-interacting protein — translation MRNNDEENNNRIPRRVRNELRIRPIEVVSKRKIADCFYRIEFAGEALAGFASLGFDDHIKVFFPDPESGALHMPEVTEQGVTWKDGVRPTGRDYTPLYFDERQNRLTIDFYIHQGGVASDWATQAQPGDALAVGGPRGSLIVPTDYAFQLYVCDETGLPAFKRRQRSIRAEHVKLFAFTDEAAGRAYLDNLSGVAASWLGSGKMQPENLTGLIAELDSIDLPDEDYFIWLTGEGDAVKKLSDYFIEQRALDPDFVRAVAYWHRK, via the coding sequence TTGCGTAATAACGATGAAGAGAATAACAACCGTATTCCACGCCGCGTGCGTAACGAATTGCGCATTCGCCCTATTGAAGTGGTCAGCAAGCGCAAGATTGCAGACTGCTTCTACCGCATTGAATTTGCGGGCGAGGCGCTGGCGGGATTTGCGTCTTTAGGCTTTGACGACCATATCAAAGTGTTTTTCCCCGATCCTGAAAGCGGGGCGCTGCATATGCCCGAAGTGACCGAGCAGGGCGTAACCTGGAAAGACGGCGTGCGTCCAACCGGCCGTGATTACACGCCGCTCTATTTTGACGAGCGGCAGAATCGCCTGACCATCGATTTTTATATTCACCAGGGCGGCGTCGCCAGCGACTGGGCGACGCAGGCGCAGCCTGGCGACGCGCTGGCGGTGGGCGGACCTCGCGGCTCGCTGATTGTCCCGACGGATTACGCCTTTCAGCTCTACGTGTGCGATGAAACCGGGTTGCCCGCGTTTAAACGCCGTCAGCGGAGCATCCGGGCCGAACATGTCAAATTGTTCGCCTTTACCGACGAAGCGGCCGGCCGCGCCTATCTGGACAATCTGAGCGGCGTGGCGGCGAGTTGGCTGGGCAGCGGCAAGATGCAGCCGGAAAACCTGACGGGGCTGATCGCTGAACTGGATAGTATCGATCTGCCCGACGAGGATTATTTTATCTGGCTGACCGGCGAGGGGGACGCGGTTAAAAAGCTGAGCGACTACTTTATTGAACAGCGCGCGCTGGATCCCGATTTCGTGCGTGCGGTGGCCTATTGGCATCGGAAATAA
- a CDS encoding DMT family transporter — MNSGIYVKLMLSAFFWGSSVVAGKYALQIYRPSEVSFFRFFIAAVIMFFLVSPKKAIFAVSLRDHLRLFILSLSGVTLCYYFSFSGLHLSSAFNTGIIEATTPLLTLLLAVVCGMERMTFNQLAGLITAYLGIGITISNGNWQTLVNADYNSGDILILLSTLCFAIYNILTRKWQLAIPDRVFMFYFFFYGCLALFPWLILDAGNRDAIPWYDALRPLPLFSILLMAAGGSVIAYLFFNQGISAIGVSKAASFINLVPLVTVFLSVCLLGETAGVSQWAGAVIILGGVFLANKNVANKKNAMRLAKKPLKNLE; from the coding sequence ATGAACAGCGGAATTTATGTGAAACTGATGCTATCGGCATTTTTCTGGGGAAGTTCGGTTGTCGCGGGGAAATATGCATTACAGATTTATCGTCCGTCGGAGGTGTCGTTTTTCCGATTTTTTATTGCCGCGGTGATTATGTTTTTCCTGGTGAGTCCGAAAAAGGCGATATTCGCCGTTAGCCTGCGCGATCATCTGCGGCTGTTTATACTCTCTTTGTCGGGCGTAACGCTGTGCTACTACTTTTCTTTCAGCGGGCTGCATTTAAGCTCTGCGTTTAATACCGGGATTATTGAAGCGACCACGCCGTTGTTAACCCTGCTGCTCGCCGTGGTGTGCGGCATGGAACGTATGACCTTCAATCAACTGGCCGGGCTTATCACGGCCTATCTTGGCATCGGGATCACCATCAGCAACGGCAACTGGCAGACGCTGGTCAATGCCGACTACAACAGCGGCGATATTCTGATACTGCTCAGCACTCTCTGCTTTGCCATTTACAATATCCTCACCCGAAAATGGCAGCTTGCCATTCCCGATCGGGTGTTTATGTTTTACTTTTTCTTTTACGGCTGCCTGGCGCTGTTCCCCTGGCTTATCCTTGATGCGGGAAATCGGGACGCGATCCCCTGGTATGACGCGCTGCGGCCGCTGCCGCTGTTCTCCATCCTGCTTATGGCGGCCGGCGGGTCGGTAATCGCCTACCTATTTTTCAATCAGGGCATCAGCGCCATCGGGGTATCTAAAGCGGCTTCTTTCATTAATCTGGTGCCGCTGGTTACCGTGTTTCTCTCCGTTTGTCTGCTCGGCGAAACGGCGGGGGTTTCCCAGTGGGCGGGCGCCGTTATCATTCTCGGCGGCGTATTCCTGGCCAATAAAAACGTTGCGAATAAAAAAAACGCTATGCGGCTGGCGAAAAAACCGTTGAAAAATCTGGAGTGA
- a CDS encoding Nit6803 family nitrilase, translating to MAQSRTVRAAAVQIAPDLHEAGKTLARVLDAIDQAAIKGAEIVVFPETFVPYYPYFSFITPAMTAGAAHLRLYDQAVRVPGPITQAVAERARQREIVVVLGVNERDGGTLYNTQLVFDASGKLALKRRKITPTYHERMIWGQGDGSGLKVVDTAVGRVGALACWEHYNPLARYSLMTQHEEIHCSQFPGSLVGPIFAEQMDVTIRHHALESGCFVINATGWLSDAQIEELTPDPALQKGLRGGCHTAVISPEGRHIVPPLTDGEGILIADLDMHLITKRKRMMDSVGHYARPELLSLRLDDRPARYVTPGYTDSARESEGDHDDDFQPVQTTTDH from the coding sequence ATGGCTCAGTCACGTACGGTTCGTGCGGCTGCGGTACAGATCGCGCCGGATCTCCATGAGGCCGGCAAAACGCTGGCCCGGGTTCTGGACGCCATCGATCAGGCAGCAATCAAAGGCGCGGAGATAGTGGTTTTTCCGGAAACCTTCGTTCCCTATTATCCCTATTTCTCTTTTATCACCCCGGCGATGACCGCGGGCGCCGCCCATCTGCGGCTCTACGACCAGGCGGTACGGGTGCCCGGCCCGATAACCCAGGCGGTGGCGGAGCGCGCCAGACAGCGGGAAATCGTGGTGGTGCTGGGCGTCAACGAGCGGGATGGCGGCACGCTGTACAACACGCAACTGGTTTTCGACGCCAGCGGCAAGCTGGCGCTCAAGCGGCGCAAAATCACCCCGACTTACCATGAGCGCATGATCTGGGGCCAGGGCGACGGCTCCGGGCTGAAAGTGGTGGACACCGCCGTCGGGCGCGTCGGGGCGCTGGCCTGCTGGGAACATTACAACCCGCTGGCGCGCTATAGCCTGATGACCCAGCACGAAGAGATCCACTGCAGTCAGTTCCCCGGTTCGCTGGTGGGGCCGATTTTCGCCGAGCAGATGGATGTCACCATTCGTCATCATGCGCTGGAGTCCGGCTGCTTCGTGATCAACGCCACCGGCTGGCTGAGCGACGCGCAGATTGAGGAACTGACGCCCGATCCCGCGCTGCAAAAAGGACTGCGCGGCGGTTGCCACACCGCCGTCATCTCCCCTGAAGGCCGGCACATCGTACCGCCGCTCACCGACGGCGAGGGCATTCTGATCGCCGATCTGGATATGCATCTCATCACCAAGCGCAAGCGCATGATGGATTCGGTGGGGCACTACGCCCGGCCGGAACTGCTGAGTCTGCGTCTTGACGATCGCCCGGCGCGTTATGTGACGCCCGGCTACACCGATTCCGCTCGTGAAAGTGAAGGAGACCATGATGACGACTTCCAGCCAGTCCAGACAACAACTGATCACTGA
- a CDS encoding sll0787 family AIR synthase-like protein, giving the protein MSLALSELLDSVRRASGIAHKRDIQLVADALRDAWPNRYPNGDDCAAIDADGGFNLLAMEGFINDFVEQDPWFAGWCGVMVNLSDIAAMGGRPQAIVNALWSAQDAKAERILQGMAAASRAYQVPIVGGHANLRSNQSQLAAAVLGHARRVLSSFAVRRGLTLVAAVNLQGRWHPPGLNWDAATHADPAGLRRALAILPELAEAQRVVAAKDISQAGLLGTLVMMLESARLGASIDLEAIPKPDECDWRSWLCAFPSFGFLLAVAPQQTETVVARFRDAGIGAAAIGEFDDSRRLTVSRNGERDCFWDLNTTLLTGMGR; this is encoded by the coding sequence ATGAGCCTCGCCTTATCCGAACTCCTTGATTCCGTAAGGCGCGCCAGCGGAATCGCGCATAAACGCGATATTCAGCTGGTCGCCGATGCGCTGCGGGACGCCTGGCCGAACCGCTATCCCAACGGCGATGACTGCGCGGCGATCGATGCCGACGGAGGCTTTAATCTGCTGGCGATGGAGGGATTCATCAATGACTTCGTGGAACAGGATCCGTGGTTTGCCGGCTGGTGCGGCGTGATGGTCAACCTCAGCGATATCGCCGCGATGGGCGGACGCCCGCAGGCCATCGTCAACGCGCTGTGGAGCGCGCAGGACGCGAAGGCGGAGCGGATTTTACAGGGGATGGCGGCGGCGTCGCGCGCTTATCAGGTGCCGATTGTCGGCGGGCACGCCAATCTGCGCAGTAACCAATCGCAGCTGGCGGCGGCGGTGTTAGGCCACGCCCGGCGGGTACTGAGCAGCTTTGCCGTAAGGCGCGGCTTAACGCTGGTGGCCGCCGTCAATTTACAGGGGCGCTGGCATCCGCCCGGTCTGAACTGGGACGCGGCGACCCATGCCGACCCCGCCGGGCTGCGCCGGGCGTTGGCGATACTGCCTGAACTGGCGGAGGCGCAACGGGTGGTGGCCGCCAAAGATATCAGCCAGGCCGGATTGTTGGGCACGCTGGTGATGATGCTGGAAAGCGCGCGGCTCGGCGCCAGTATCGATCTAGAGGCGATCCCCAAGCCGGACGAATGCGACTGGCGATCCTGGCTATGCGCCTTTCCCAGCTTCGGCTTTTTACTGGCCGTTGCGCCGCAGCAGACGGAAACGGTCGTCGCCCGTTTCCGCGACGCCGGGATCGGTGCGGCGGCTATCGGCGAATTTGACGATTCGCGCCGTCTCACCGTCTCCCGCAACGGCGAGCGCGACTGTTTCTGGGACTTAAACACCACGTTATTGACCGGCATGGGCCGGTAA
- a CDS encoding MSMEG_0572/Sll0783 family nitrogen starvation response protein, whose product MPTVTLPAHKTGDFLVDYEEKVFEDVKAEPGQKALVTFHTVAFEGSIGFVNMLQATRLQRKGFETSILLYGPGVTLGVQRGFPTLGAEAFPGHQNYNNQLTKFMAEGGKVYACRFALQALYGHGEPSLIEGIRPINPLDVLDLKLLHTRDNALIIDTWTM is encoded by the coding sequence ATGCCAACAGTAACTTTACCTGCCCATAAAACCGGTGATTTTCTGGTCGACTATGAAGAGAAGGTGTTTGAGGACGTCAAGGCCGAGCCGGGACAGAAAGCGCTGGTCACCTTTCATACCGTCGCGTTTGAAGGATCGATCGGTTTCGTCAATATGCTGCAGGCCACCCGTTTGCAGCGCAAAGGCTTCGAAACCTCAATATTGCTCTATGGTCCCGGCGTGACGCTGGGCGTGCAGCGCGGCTTTCCGACGCTGGGCGCGGAAGCGTTTCCCGGCCACCAGAACTACAACAACCAACTGACCAAGTTTATGGCGGAAGGCGGCAAGGTGTACGCCTGCCGTTTCGCGCTCCAGGCGCTGTACGGCCACGGCGAACCCTCGTTGATTGAGGGCATCCGGCCGATCAATCCGCTGGACGTACTGGATCTCAAACTGCTGCATACGCGCGATAACGCACTGATTATCGATACCTGGACGATGTAA
- a CDS encoding PLP-dependent aminotransferase family protein, translated as MKRNREVTDAMIDRIYERWANCLRQQTQRPAYLLIADLIADGVNNGEFQARDRLPPLRDLAAILSLNYTTVTRGYAEAKKRGLIDSRPGLGSFIRGKVPAIPLSSGSSYDMTMNSPIEPEAPGIAEAIRQGALNLFAHKDIYSLLRYQDFGGTVGDKEAAMIWLGKRLPKLEMDEVLVCPGIHSALVGLSTLLGRKGGVICVGSLVYPGLKAIASQLNIPLQALECDGDGPLPRAFENQCQTNHVSALYLNPTIHNPTTLTVPLRRRESLADIALRYSVPIIEDDAYSALPAHSVTSFAELAPELTWHVTGLSKCFGAGLRIAYIKGPGKRSTQLLAGALRALTVMSSPITNALATQWIGDGTADTVLAAIRHEARLRQQLAAKYLHKFHYQADSDGFHLWLHLPRHWHWNPSDVAIRLREQGVSAVSSAAFSTDNNPPAALRLCLGGAYNRQMCEENLATVADLMEYPEHFTSGAL; from the coding sequence ATGAAACGTAATCGAGAGGTAACCGACGCCATGATTGACCGCATTTACGAACGTTGGGCTAACTGTCTGCGCCAGCAAACGCAACGCCCCGCCTACCTGCTGATTGCCGACCTGATCGCCGATGGCGTCAATAACGGCGAATTTCAGGCGCGCGACCGCCTTCCGCCCCTGCGCGATCTGGCGGCGATCCTATCGCTCAACTACACCACGGTGACGCGCGGCTATGCCGAAGCCAAAAAACGCGGTTTGATCGACTCGCGTCCGGGACTGGGCAGTTTTATCCGGGGAAAAGTCCCCGCCATCCCGCTGAGCAGCGGCAGCAGCTACGATATGACCATGAATTCGCCGATCGAACCGGAAGCGCCGGGTATCGCGGAAGCCATCCGCCAGGGCGCTCTCAATCTGTTCGCTCACAAGGATATTTATAGCCTGCTGCGCTATCAGGACTTTGGCGGTACGGTCGGCGATAAAGAAGCGGCGATGATCTGGCTGGGAAAACGGCTGCCGAAACTGGAAATGGACGAGGTGCTGGTCTGTCCTGGGATCCACAGTGCGCTGGTGGGATTGTCTACGCTGCTCGGGCGCAAAGGCGGGGTAATCTGCGTGGGGAGTCTGGTTTATCCCGGTCTGAAAGCCATCGCCAGTCAGTTGAATATCCCGCTACAGGCGCTGGAGTGCGATGGCGACGGCCCGCTGCCGCGCGCGTTTGAGAATCAATGCCAGACGAACCACGTCAGCGCGCTGTACCTCAATCCGACCATCCATAATCCCACCACGCTGACGGTGCCGCTGCGCCGCCGGGAATCGCTGGCCGATATCGCCTTGCGCTACAGCGTGCCGATTATTGAAGACGATGCCTACTCGGCGTTGCCCGCACATAGCGTAACCAGCTTCGCCGAGCTGGCGCCGGAGCTCACCTGGCACGTTACCGGGTTGTCGAAATGTTTTGGCGCCGGTCTGCGCATTGCCTATATCAAAGGTCCGGGCAAACGTTCCACCCAACTGTTGGCGGGAGCGCTCAGAGCATTAACCGTGATGTCCAGCCCGATAACCAACGCGCTGGCGACCCAGTGGATCGGCGACGGCACCGCCGATACCGTGCTGGCGGCCATCCGTCACGAGGCGCGTCTGCGTCAGCAGTTGGCGGCCAAATACCTGCATAAATTCCACTATCAGGCGGATAGCGACGGCTTTCACCTGTGGCTCCATCTGCCCAGGCATTGGCACTGGAACCCTTCCGATGTGGCGATCAGGCTGCGAGAACAAGGCGTTAGCGCGGTATCCAGCGCGGCGTTCAGCACCGATAATAATCCGCCCGCCGCGCTGCGCCTGTGCCTCGGCGGCGCTTACAATCGTCAGATGTGTGAAGAGAATTTGGCCACCGTCGCCGATCTGATGGAATATCCTGAGCATTTCACCAGCGGAGCGCTGTAA
- the cybB gene encoding cytochrome b561 produces the protein MSKSERFSGVQIALHWAVFILLIVTYATIELRGLAPRGTLARQIVMGLHFSCGFTILLLMVARLFYKMKYATPPVEPPYPRWQHYLAHLTHGLIYALFLALPILGLSSRYLRGNDWALFGIGMPVASAPNAELARSLIDIHETLAPLGYWLIGLHAAAALFHHYFMRDNTLLRMMPARKKRTSA, from the coding sequence ATGTCGAAGTCAGAGCGCTTTTCCGGTGTGCAGATTGCGTTGCACTGGGCCGTATTTATTCTTTTGATCGTGACTTACGCCACCATCGAACTACGTGGTTTGGCTCCGCGGGGAACCCTTGCCCGTCAGATTGTTATGGGCCTGCATTTCAGCTGCGGCTTTACCATCCTGCTGCTGATGGTCGCCCGCCTGTTTTATAAGATGAAATACGCCACGCCGCCCGTCGAACCGCCTTATCCGCGCTGGCAGCACTATCTGGCGCACCTGACGCACGGACTTATCTACGCGCTTTTTCTGGCGCTGCCTATCCTGGGGCTGTCCTCTCGCTATTTGCGCGGCAATGACTGGGCGCTTTTCGGCATCGGGATGCCGGTGGCGTCGGCGCCCAATGCCGAACTGGCGCGCTCCCTGATTGATATTCATGAAACGCTGGCGCCGTTGGGATATTGGCTGATTGGATTGCACGCCGCCGCGGCGCTGTTCCACCACTATTTCATGCGCGACAACACGCTGCTCAGAATGATGCCCGCCAGAAAAAAACGCACCTCGGCGTAA